The genomic region ATTAAATAAAAGGAAACAACAGTGTGGAATAAAAGGAAACGGCAGCGTGGAGTTAGTCGTGAGATATGGTGCCGTGATTATCGGATCTAATCCCGTTTCTCTTGTCCTTTCTCTTTTCTGTTCGACTGAATAATAAGAAACAAACTTGAGAGCGTGACCTGAGTCTTCTACCTCTTGCCCCTATCTCTTCAATTGACTGAATTACGATTGATTCTGGTGAACAACGATGAGCGGGGCATGGCCAGGGCGTCGCCGGCATCAGCGACGTCTAGGAACGATCTGCATCTTCGGTCCGCTCGGTCGGACCGGttaaagaccggaccggaccgagtaACTCCAAAGTCCAACACAcacaccagagagagagagagagtgtgtgtgtgataaTCCATGTATGAAACGACGAGGTGCGGATAGCCACAGGCAACACATGCCCTTTACAATCAACAAACAATCGAAACATGACCACTCGTTCTCTCATATGCATTCATCCGTAGTACGTGTAATCACTCTGACTCATGACCAATGCGAGGCAGCTGCACATGCACTGACCCGGTCGTGTGATGGCTTCTTCTACCTAGCTCTAGACCCCATCGTCGTCGTCGCCAGAGCCCTGCCGGAGCAGCCTGCTGATGTCCTCCGCGATGAACTCCCCGTCTGTGCCGCTGCCGTAGATCCCTCTCCCCGCCAGCCCCGCACGGTACAGCCCGTTCTCCCCCTTGGGAGATCTACCGGACGCCATCCCGTCGTCACCGATCAGCCCGCCGTCGTCGCTCTGAAACCAAACCAGGAAGCATTCCGATCCAGCTTCAGTTACAGttcactagctagctagcaagctgaGAAGTTGGCGACAAATTAAATTGGTTCATTCTTGGCATGAGACATTAGTGATCGAACCTTGAGCCACTTTTTTGCCGTGCTGCGGTACCCGGTGGCGAAGACGATGGCGTTGAAGCGGCGACGCTCACCGCCAGCGAACTCCACGACGTCCCCTTCGATGCTCGTGATCGCCGGCAGCACCTTGATCTGGCCGCTCTTGATCTTGTCGTAGGTGCCGACGTCGATGACTGGGTAGACGTTGCTCTGGATCTTTCTGGTGAAGGGCCCAACGTCAGGCCGCCGGAGGCCGTGCCTGGCCGTATCGCCGAACACGACGCGGCACGCGAACAACGCCAGCCGGTCGATCATCCAGACGGGCAGGTAGGCGAACAGCGCCGTGGACGCGTTCATGATCTCCCTCGTCATGAGGTGGAGCTCGCCGCGGACGACGATGGAGGCCGCGGCGCCGGCCTGGACCAGGTCCAGGGCGATCTCCATTCCAGAGTTGCCGCAGCCGACGACGAGCACTTCCTTTCCCCGCATCCCCTCGCCGGACCGGTACTCGCCGGCGTGGATGGCCTCGCCATGGAACGTGTCCAGCCCGGGCACCTCGGGCAGCACCTTCTCGTCGAACTCCCCCGTGGCCACCACCAGGAACCTCGCCGTGTACTGCTCCGCATCGCCGGTGGCGAGGTTGACGGCCTCCACCTCCCACCGGCCGTCCACGAAGCGCGCCGAGCGGAcctcgcggcggaggcggaggcgcgcgCGCACGGCGAAGCGGTCGGCATAGGCGTCGAGGTAGCGGACGAAGTGGTCGCGGGGGAGGTAggccggcgcgtcgtcgtcgtgCGGCAGGTGGGGGAGCGCGCTCGCCTGCTTGGGGAGGTGCAGGTGGAGGCGGTCGTAGGCGCGCTTCTGCCACAGCGAGCCGACGCAGTCGTCCCGCTCCAGGACGATGCTATCCACCCCGCGCCGAGCCAGGCACGCCGACGCAGCCAGCCCCGACGGCCCCGCCCCAACGATGATCACCGGCGGCGCGCTGTTGTCCATCGCCGTTGCTTGGTGCGCAGAAGCTGCCTCAGCCTGGATGTACGTACAGGAGATCGATATGCCAGGACCGGTTGGTTTTCACGGACCCTCTCCACCGAACCCTTTGTCCCTCCAATTTCCATCCAGAGTACGACACGCAATCCCGTAGGACAAAAATCTGGTCGCATGTGTAGCATCACACGTACAAGTGATGTGGACATCGATCGATCGTTCCAGTGATTCACGGGTGGAAAATGTTGCCCGGCCGGCCAACCAGCTACGTCGTCGCCGGTCTTGCCATGGGCCCATGCGACAGTGTATCATCACCTGCCCTTATATCTCTTCAAGCGCGACCCAAACCACtcgtttttcttctttctcctcccgtCTCACCTCTTCCCCCTATGGCCCTATCCCCTCCAAACTCTCTCGCGCGCAAGCCTGTTTCCGGCCGCCGTGAGCCCCTCAATCGCTACGCGCGGCCGGCACGCGTCAGAGCTGCAACCATGGCCCCGCGACGCTGCCAGTCACCAATGTGATGCACTGGGTGTTGCAACTGGCTATAGTCGGCGCTTTTTTTTGCTAGAACTAGAGAAAGCCGGGGTTGCAACCGGTGTGTAGCGTAGCTGCAACCAGCACCGCTAAATGCTAGGACTGATGTCGAATTTTGCTGGAACAAGACAAGGGTGGGGTTGGGGCCGACGCACGGAGAAGCTGCAACATCGCCAAATGTCACGACTGGAGGCCTTGAAAGCTACAACCGGCGAGTGAAAAAGGTTTAACCCAAGACAAGAGAAGCTAGGGGCTTGCCACCGCGTAACCGAAAAAAAAGCTGCAACTGCCGGCCGGGAAAGCTACAATGGCGATGAGAACATCTTCAACAAACGCGCTGAGCTAAGGACGGTGGACAAAGTGCAACAACCAGCATGTGGTGTGTGCTGCGATGGTGGGCACCGGGTGTTGCGACGAGGACCATCACATATGGAGGCGTCAGTGACGATGGTGCACGGACCAGTGGGCCATTGTGAGGGCGGCAACCGGCGATGCTTCGTTATCGGTCGCCTTGCGCGTCCATGTTTGGGGTCGGCAGcgctccactagtagaaaacaggggctttggtccaggccgggttagcccattagtcccggttcagtcatgaaccgggactaatgtgagcattggtcccggttgatgcggcaaaggcattagtcccagttcaaatgggaccttcagtcccggttggtgccacgaaccggcactaatgggtgcgatgcccattagtaccggttcgtggcacgaaccagtattaatggggtttgaggcattagtactggtttgtggcacgaaccggtactaaaggtcccattttcaaactgtacccccccccccatcgccttatcagttttgtaaaaagcaaaagaaaatgataaaaacttcaaaaattaaaatccttcgagatgtagttatgttactacatctactagttaggaaaatttaaaaacttaaatttggacatgttttgcaaaaagtgtagggaaaatgtaaaacggctataacttttgcatactatgcCAGAAAagaacgtataatatatcaaaatgttcagcacaaaaatccgcatccgattttgacggcctacggcttgtttgcaaatttttagaatcctcaaattctaaaaggaaaaaaagttatgctcaaatttcagttttttttaatttttgttaaatctggtcaaactatggtcaaactacttattcaagaagtattagtgttactaaataattattcaagaatattagtgttactaaataattatttcagtttttttgaattttggtcaaatctggtcaaattgtggtcaaacaatggtcaaactacttattcaagaaatattagtgttactaaataattattttagtgttttggaattttggtcaaatctggtcaaattatggtcaaactatggtcaaactatggtcaaactgtggtacTTACTCAATAAATATTagtattactaaataattattgttttttagaataataatttcaaactcaaacagtgaaatgtgtgacttcatgctcaagctaaattcctgagggttaataggattgacatcttactattgtcaagaaaacaacaagtgcagacttggaaacgagggagaatagaaccgtAAGTTAatcgtgctcaggctggagtagtgagatgggtgaccgtccggaaagttagatgatttggaatgatgaggggtgattagagattagaggttaaattgagcagtgatgagggtgattagagattagaggttaaaatagttcagaaatttgaaaattcaaaaaattcaaaaaagaaatttaaaaagaaaattttcagaaaaacataaaatttcctttagtaccggttcgtgtaaAGGTGGACCTCCAGTGCTCGCCGTCGCTCTCCCCCATGGGCGGTTGGTATGATTTCTtttgggagagggggggggggcgaagcaaAACAACAATGAGGGGACGAAGTAGAGGCCAAATCTGACGGTTGGGAGACAACATTTGACACGTACAAGATGCGAACGGTCGGGCGACTAGTCGACGTGCGCCTAGCACCGCCCTTTACGAATTTCCACAGTCCCGCACATGTCGCGGCCGTCGTGCTCTTCCACTACTACTTGGACTGCTACCACTACCATAAAATATAAAAATCGTATGAAACTTCTCCTTCACTATTTCGTCTTCGCCTCTGACTCCTGCCACAAAGTCCCAAAACACTGATGTGTCAAAATCATGGTTTTTTTAATCACAATTAACTTTTTGGGTAGGGGCTAGAAAACAAAGTTTTCGTCAAATCTTGGGAATTCTAGATCTTTTGGACCGGCACTATTTGGATGAACTTTGAAGTCAAAcatcattttttttaaatataAAATATTTAACCTACAATTAATCAGCACATGTGTCGTTTTGTAGTGGTCATCACTCTCTTTTCTGAAGGTGCGGGTTCACCAACTAGGAAAAAATAATGTGGGAAAGTGGGGACCGAACACATAACATCGTGGAGCTTGAGTTAGAGCGTCTCCAAAGCGAACCCTCAAAGTTCTGGTATACGTCCGGACCACTTGTGCTAACTCTTGTCATCCAGTGGGGACCCTTAAACGTCTAAAGACCAGTGAGGGTTTGAATCCACCCACTACTAAGAAACTCAGAACTTTGTGGTGCTTGAGCTAGCTTCGTTCAAGCACGCCAGGTAGTGGCACAAGAAGAAAGAGAACACACAATACTAATTTATGGGGAACCCTTAGAATATAAAATGTTAACGGAAAAGGGTTGACTTATTTATCGCAAACCTCCTAGAATTTGACAATTCAAAAAATAGGGGTTAGTTTTTACAAGTCTCGCACATTTTCTTGATTCATGAGGAAGGAGTACTGGTCAGTGACTGGAAACTTGAGTAGCATAACAATGGCATAACTCGGATGTTGCAAGAGACAACTAAGAAATCCTAAAAATGAAAATATGTTAGCAGAAATATAATAGCGGTCATTTTCTCTTTGTTTTCGATGATTGCTAACCAATTTGTGTGGTGAGTGAGTTCATAGGATTTCGAACCTGACATAGTGTTTGTTACTTCCTTTCATCAAACCCATCAAAACCAGTACCAACAAGGAATTTGAAAAGCAGATCATATCATCATCTGGTAGGCACAAGAATATCATGGAGTGGTGAGTAACATGCATCATAAGTCTAAAAACTATGTGAGATGTGTCAGTTTAGTCGTATTACTTACAAAATGTAGTTTTAGGTCCTAAAATCGTTGGTGgtgtgtcagtttagtcctatGACTTTGATACTACAGTTTTAGGTCCTAAAACTATTGGAGATGTGTtagtttagtcctataactttgaAACTACACGGCCATCAGTGTGTTTCCATATATCATAATATCTTGATTCATAATGTTTTTCACAATTTACAACCTTTCATCTTTATAATTTACTCCTTACCTTTGATACACCAATAAGAGCTGCAAGCAACCTTTCAACTTGTAGCATTGTTAACTCATTTTGACGCTCTACTTATGTTACCACTCCGATATTCAATTATTCATCCATCACAATCTAAGAGGCTCAAAATTATAGTTTACACCCATTTGTACAAAAAGGGCAGCATCAGGGCTCTATAAACTATCAAAATACAAGGGTACATATTTTGGTAGATGCTTGCGAAAGCCACCTTAGATGACTCATGTCACGTCTTAGGCCTCATAGATCCACTTGTGTTGGTTGCTCCTCCACTCGGCAAGACTGGCCCACATGATGATTGATGTCCTACAAGTGCATAGGGCTATATAGCATAATTCGTGACAAGTGTCAAACCCATAGGAAGAAAGGATGACACCACCAGCCCCACAACTCTATATGTTGTCACCTACGCAGCTACGTTCGCACCGAATGTAGTTTGGAAATTATCTTATTCTATCGGTTGCTAGGAAGGCGGAAATAAAAAAGAGAGTTAACTTTACTACGAAAGATAAggtaaaataataaataaaatgttCTAGGTTAGTAGGAATGACGCTTGAGTAATAAAGCGTTCTCAAGGGGGTTCGAAGTCATCACTACCAGTGTGATCTACGTAACACAGATTTCGGTGTTTCGGCCGAGGGGTCCTCATCACGTCGACTCCCGGCTTGGTCGGTCGGGTTGTGGGCCCCCTAGGTTGATTCTATCTTGGTCCATGCCCATCGCGGACTAGGCAAGGACTTCAGAAGATTTGGTGTGCAAGACAAGAAGCTAGGATCATGAAGGATTTTGCCTCCGCCGTACACAAGCGACTAGGATCTGTGCCCCTAGGACCCCCAGTATGCTATATAAGTCGACGTCCTAGCTCGTACATAGACAACTTACAATCCCTTGGTACTTTGCATGTACACTGTACACACTCCAACACAGTAAACACAACTAGGACATAGGGTGTTGTCTCCTCCAGAGAGCCTAAACTTGGGTAAaaccttgcctcatgttaccatcgtgCTAAATCGCCTGGTTAGGATACCCTACCAGTGGATCTACCAGGTTTAGCTCCGACAATACGCAATTGCATAGTTCTAGCTTCAGATCACCAAGCCACTTCACATTATTTCTATCAATGGGTGAAGCCTGGTACAATACACGTGCATACATGCAGAACACACGTATCACACACTCCACCACCTTTCCTCCCCACATGCAGGTTACTGTAATGATGATTAAGGGTCGCGACCAATGGTTTGTTACGCGACCGATGGTTTGTtctctatccccccccccccccctatcgaTTGCTCTAGGAGGGAAGGGACAATATTACTGTCACCTCTTTACCTCCGCGTCCCACCTTCACACAGATTAACCGGGGTATCAAGGAGGGAGGTATATTTTTTCACCTCAGTACCTCAGATCCTCGCTTCATCCGAATAGTAATATCCTTCTTGTCCTAATAGACAAATATAGACTTCTGCACTCACCCAACATCACGAAGAATACTAACATAAACATGCAAAAGAGGATATTGTATTCTATCGGCGTTTAGTTAAAATACAAACTAAGTGTTCATCCCAAATCCTAAGAACTAATTTATTAATAAAAAATATACAAGGTTAACATAGAGGGGAGACAAGTTACAAGCCAACATCGAGTTGGTGAAGGAGAAGGGCGTGATTGTGCCGATGGAGATAGCAGTGGCCTAAAGGCCGGTGCGGGGCATTGGAGGAGGCGCCCTCTTCCTTGTCTTGTCCCTTCTTCTATGTTGGGGATAGCCTTGCTGCTGCAATGGTTGTGTGTCAACTCGTGAGAGTAGATGGAAGTTGTTGACAGTTCCTTCCCAACGACTAGGGTTGGAGTTGTATCTATAGTCGACATCCACGCGTGTCCTCCATGGATGTAACTTCTCTCCTTTTCCCAAGGGCTCTAGATGAGCCAAATCCCATCTCAAATCATCTCTTGATGGCCAAGGAAGTCGTGGGAACACATGGGGATGAAATCCTTGAAGATTCACAGAAGTTAGGGTTATTTTCTTAACCCCGGTCGCCAGGTATGAGCGCATCAACCTGTACCGCACATCGTTGAAGAATCCAAGTTTGCATTAGTTTTTATGTAGTAGTTGTACGACTTTGTCAAATTTTAACTCATTTGTGCACCCTTTGATTGATTTCACTAGGTTAATGAAGGGTTAAATCAGGAGCACTAAAGAGAAGAGCCCAAGTATATGGGTGAAAATCACGTTATTTAATGTGATGAAAACCTACCATAAAGAGGGGCGAGCAAGTGAAGCAATTTCCAATCGAAAGAGGGACTCCGGGAGAGAAGACTATGCTTGGTACATGCGTGCTTGCTCATACCAGGTAGTGTCGCCTCCCCTGGGTCGACTACTTCACCCGGTGGCTTCGGGTCGCAAATCAGAGTTACAGAGCCCCCTAGcatttggagggggggggggcgatagAAGGGCCCTACCATGATATCAAATCGATCAAGGACACTCCGACATCAACCTTTGTCATCACCATCTCCCATTCATTTGCGCGAAATACCAAACCCTAAGTGGAAACCTATGTGTATTACTTTGATCTTTCATCCGTGTTCGCCATGTTTACCCTTGTGAGATGTTTGTCATCTCTATGTCCGAGTAGTACCCCTAGTACATAGTTAGCGAACCAAGGATTAGGTGAAGTATACTTAGCAACATTAAAATTTGCATAATCAGTGAACTAAGGATTAGTATGAGAGGAAACTTTCACGACAGGTAATTCTCATCCAAAAAACAAACATTAACGGGAATAGGATCAATACGTATGTTTTCCATCATATATAAATTATGAACCCCTCGATTATCAACTCCTTTTTATccacaatatgcaaatcaaattcttgtaaaaaTAAAACCCATCTCATAAGCCTagaatgttggaaatatgacctagaggcaataataaattagttattattatatttccttgttcatgataatcgtttattatccatgctataattgtattgataggaaactcagatacatgtgtgggtacatagacaacaccatgtccctagtaagcctctagttgactagctcgttgatcaatagatggttacggtttcctgaccatggacattggatgtcgttgataacgggatcacatcattagcagaatgatgtgatggacaagacccaatcctaagcctagcacaaagatcgtgtagttcgtatgctaaagcttttctaatgtcaagtatcttttccttagaccatgagattgtgcaactcccggataccgtaggaatgctttgggtgtaccaaacgtcacaacgtaactgggtggctataaaggtgcactacagatatctccgaaagtgtctgttgggttggcacgaatcgatactgggatttgtcactccgtgtaaacggagaggtatctctgggcccactcggtaggacatcatcataatgtgcacaatgtgaccatggggttgatcacgggatgatgtgttacggaaagagtaaagagacttgccggtaacgagattgaacaaggtatcggtataccgacaatcaaatcttaggcaagtacaataccgttagacaaagggaattgtatatgggatcgattgagtccttgacatcgtggttcatccgatgagatcatcgtggaacatgtgggagccaacatgggtatccagatcccgttgttggttattgatcggagaacgtctcggtcatgtctgcatggttcccgaacccgtagggtctacacacttaaggttcgatgatgctagggttataaaggaagtttgtatgtggttaccgaatgttgttcagagtcctggatgagatcccggacgtcacaaggagttccggaatggtccggaggtaaatatttatatatgggaagtcctgttttggtcaccggaaaagttttggtttttatcggtaacgtaccgggaccaccgggagggtcccgggggtccaccaagtggggccaccaaccccggagagctgcatgggccaagtgtgggaggggatcagccccaggtgggctggtgcgccctccacaagggcccaaggcgcctagggtttggggagggggcgcctccacctgacttggggggcaagtttccccctctccccccttggctgcccccctagatgggatctagggctggccgccgcccctaggggtggaaacctaggtgggggcgcagccccctctccccttatatatagtggaggcataggagcatcccaacacacgaagttcttctcttgttggcgtagccctacctctctttctcctcatatctcgcggtgcttggtgaagccctgctggatcaccacgctcctctaccaccaccacgccgttgtgctgctgatggatggagtcttccccaacctctccctctctccttgctggatcaaggcatgggagacatcaccaggctgtacgtgtgttgaacgcggaggtgccatccgttcgggactaggatctctggtgatttggatcataacaagtacgactccttcaaccccgttctcttgaacgcttccgcttagcgatctgcaagggtatgtagatgcactctccttcccctcgttgctggtttctccatagatagatcttggtgacacgtaggaattttttgaatttctgctatgttctccaacagtggcatcatgagctaggtctattgcgtagattctttgcacgagtagaacacaaagtagttgtgggcgttggttttgttcaatatgcttaccgttactagtccaatcttgattcggcggcattgtgggatgaagcggcccggaccgaccttacacgtacacttacgtgagacaggttccaccgactgacatgcacttgttgcataaggtggctagcgggtgccagtctctcccactttagtcggatcggattcgatgaaaagggtccttatgaagggtaaatagcgaTTGGCATATCATGtcgtggttttgcgtaggtaagaaacgttcttgctagaaacccatagcagccacgtaaaacatgcaaacaacaattagaggacgtctaacttgtttttgcagggtatgctatgtgatgtgatatggccaagaagaatgtgatgaatgatatgtgatgtatgagattgatcatgttcttgtaataggaatcacgacttgcatgtcgatgagtatgacaaccggcaggagccataggagttgtcttaatttattgtatgacctgcgtgtcattgaacaacgccatgtaattactttactttattgctaaccggtagccatagtagtagaagtaataagttggcgagacaacttcatggagacacgatgatggagatcatgatgatggagatcatggtgtcatgccggtgacgatgatgatcatggagccccgaagatggagatcaaaaggagcaaaatgatattggccatatcatgtcactttttgattgcatgtgatgtttatcatgtttatacatcttatttgcttagaacgacggtagtaaataagatgatccctcattaaaatttcaagaaagtgttccccctaactgtgcaccgttgcgaaagttcgtcgtttcgaagcaccacgtgatgattgggtgtgatagattcttacgttcacatacaacgggtgtaagccagatttacacacgcgaaacacttaggttaacttgacgagcctagcatgtacagacatggccttggaacacaagagaccgaaaggtcgagcatgagtcgtatagtagatacgatcaacatgaagatgttcaccgatgatgactagtccgtctcacgtgatgatcagacacggcctagttgactcggatcatgtaatcacttagatgactagagggatgtctatctgagtgggagttcataagatgaacttaaattatcctgaacatagtcaaaagattttcgcaaattatgtcatagctcgcgctttaattctactgttttagatatgttcctagagaaaatatagttgaaagttgacagtagcgattatgcggacaatagaaagcttatgtccttaatgcaccgctcagtgtgctgaaccccaaacatcgtctgtggatgttgcgaacatcggacatacacgttttgataactacatgatagtttagttaaacggtttagagttgaggcaccaaagacgttttcgaaacgtcgcggaacatatgagatgtttcgagggctgaaattgggatttcaggctcgtgcccacgtcaagaggtataagacctctgatgattttcttagcctgcaaactaagggagaaaagctcaatcgttgtctgagtgcaacaatcacttgaatcgagtgggagttgatcttccagatgagatagtgatgtttctccaaagtcattgccaccaagctgctagagcttcgtgatgaactataacatatcagggatagatatgatgatccttgaggtattcgcgatgtttgacaccgcgaaagtagaaatcaagaaggagcatcaattgttgatggttggtgaaaccactagtttcaagaagggcaagggcaagaagggatacttcatgaaacggcaaatcagctgctgctctagtgaagaaacccaaggttgaacccaaacccgagactaagtgcttctgtaataaggggaacagccactggagcagaattaccctagatacttggtagatgagaaggctggcaaggttgatagaagtatattggatatacattatgttaatgtgtactttactagtactcctagtagcaccagggtaccggttcggttgctaagtgttagtaactcgaaataaaagagctacggaataaacggagactagctaaaggtgagctgacgatatgtgttggaagtgtttccaagtttgatgtgatcaaacatcgcacgctccctctaccatcaagatta from Triticum aestivum cultivar Chinese Spring chromosome 4A, IWGSC CS RefSeq v2.1, whole genome shotgun sequence harbors:
- the LOC123083191 gene encoding probable indole-3-pyruvate monooxygenase YUCCA11, with the translated sequence MDNSAPPVIIVGAGPSGLAASACLARRGVDSIVLERDDCVGSLWQKRAYDRLHLHLPKQASALPHLPHDDDAPAYLPRDHFVRYLDAYADRFAVRARLRLRREVRSARFVDGRWEVEAVNLATGDAEQYTARFLVVATGEFDEKVLPEVPGLDTFHGEAIHAGEYRSGEGMRGKEVLVVGCGNSGMEIALDLVQAGAAASIVVRGELHLMTREIMNASTALFAYLPVWMIDRLALFACRVVFGDTARHGLRRPDVGPFTRKIQSNVYPVIDVGTYDKIKSGQIKVLPAITSIEGDVVEFAGGERRRFNAIVFATGYRSTAKKWLKSDDGGLIGDDGMASGRSPKGENGLYRAGLAGRGIYGSGTDGEFIAEDISRLLRQGSGDDDDGV